The stretch of DNA CAACTTGAGTTGTATTAGTACCTGAACAAATAGTTTGTGTTAGGTTAGTATTAGTTATCGTTGGAATAGGGTTGATAATAAAGTCTTCGGTATCTATCGTGGTGCTACAACTACTTGTAACACTAAATGTAACTTGATAATTACCAGGAGTGGTGTAGTTTATTGTTCCTGGGTTCAAAGCAGTAGATGTGCTTGGTGTTCCACCAGGAAAACTCCAACTATAAGTTAAAGTTTCAGATGCTGGTGCACAACTTACTACATTTGCTACAGGGTTAATACTTGCAGCACCACAAAAATCAGCAATAGGATCAATGTTAGCTATTGGAGGGCGTTTTACTTCTATAGTTTCAGAAACGGTATTACTACCGCAGGAATTTGTAGTGGTGAGTGATAGTGTGTATGTACCTGCCGTTACAAAATTTATTCTTGGAGCTGCTGAATTTTCATCGGTTCCATTGGTGAAGTTCCAAGTTGCCGGAGCAGTACCACAAAAACCGGAAACATAGGCAACTTCCCAAAGATAAGTTTCACTACCGCAACCCGATGAGAGGTCTGTTGTATTTGTTGTTTGTACCGCAAGCGGCGCACAACCATTGTTGGTGTTTAATGTAAAAGCAGCAGTTATTTGAGGTTCTATACATATACTTTTAGTAATGGTGTTTGTAGTGCCACAAGAGTTTTGAGCATATAAAGAAACGGTATAGGTACCAGGGGTAGTATATACATGACTTGGATCTCTTAATGTAGATGTAGTGCTATCTCCAAAGTCCCAGAAATAGCCGTCATTAACATTACAATCATTACTGTAGCCGCCAGTTGAGGTGTTGTTAAACTGAACAGAAGAATTTACACAACTAATAGGTGGGTTTTCAAAATCGACTTCAGGTTTTCTTAAAATAATAATAGGACCAGCCGTTAAGTTTGTTTGTCCGCACGATGTGGAAATGTTCAACTGAACGGTATAGCTATTAGGACAACTTGATTGTGTATAAATATGAGGTATTGGAAAGTTTTGAGAATTTGCAGGGTCTGCTGTGTTATAATATGCAGAGCTCTCCAATTGTGCTTGGGTGTAATTTTCGAGAACTCCATCTCCAAAGTCAACTTCATACATAGTGTCTGGAGGGTTAGTTCCCCAGGAACCAATAGCAAAATCAATAGGAGAAACGGGAATACATAAATTTACTGTATTTCCTGGGTTTACAATAGAACCTGTTGGGTTACTTGAGTTTTTGATTAAATAAGTAACGGTATTGTCGCAATTATTACCTCTTCCAGTTATGTCCATATTAAAAGAGCCTAACTGCGTGTAAGTGTGTGTGGCTGGAAATGTGACATTTGTTTCAATGGCACTTCCGTCTCCCCAGTTTACGTCATACGAATTTATACAGGCTGTGGAAACACTACTTATTCCAACATTAATAGTATAAGAAGGGTCTGTTGTGTTATTCCCACAATTATTAAACGGATCGAATGCGCTGTCTATATCTTCAAATTCTAATCTGGGTTTTTGCTGAATTGAAACAGCCTTAGTTACGGAATTGCTACAACCATTAGTATCTGTAACTGTAAGTGTTACGTTGACATTTTGAAATCCACATCCTAAAGAGATAAATGTGTGAGAAGGATTGGCATTAGTCTTGGGAGTTCCACTCCCAAAATTCCAACTATAAGTAAATGGTCCATCACCAGTTGTATTTGATGTGAAATTTACTGAGGTTCCGGAGCAAGCGCCGTTATTATTAAAAGTAAAATCTACAGTAGGTTCACTAACAGTCACAGTTGCTGTACCGTTTGCAGGTGATGTGTCGTTGGAGCTGTCTCGAACAGATACCAATTGATAGGTAACAGAGCCAACATTGTTTGTACTTGCATCAACTGTAGCTATATCTCCAGTAGATGTTACGGTTAAATCTGGACCTCCAATATTATAGGTAAACGTATATGGTGCATAACCTCCAGACCCAGTAAATGTTATTTGTGGCTGTGTATCATTTCTGCAAACTTGTGTTGTACCCGAAATAGTAGCAGACGGTGGGAGTGAAATTTTGGTTTTTTTAAGACCTTTTAATGAGTCTGTTTTAATTGTGTTTTTTAAACCAGAATGATTTAAAGCAAAGAACGAAAGACTGATTATAAAAAAAGAAAAAGCTGTAAGAAAATAATTCTTCCCCATGTAGAATAATTGTGTTAATAGCTGATACTAAAATAGATATTCTTTTTAATGAGACACTATTTAATAATAACATATGTTAAATTATTCTATAAAATGCACAATTTATGGCATATAAAACACTTTACAATTAAGTTAATGTTGATGTGTTGGAAATTAACATAACTCATTCCACAAAATGCATAAAATGAATATGTAAAACGGAGAATAATTAAATAAAGGATTTTTAGTCTTAAAATTAATACAGGTTCTTATATATTTACAATTAGAAGAAAAAATATGAAAGCATTAGTGATTTCAGGTGGAGGTAGTAAAGGAGCATATGCTGGAGGTGTTGCTCAGTATTTAATACAAGAGGAAGGTAGAGGTTATGATATGTATTTGGGGACATCTACTGGAAGTTTATTGGTGCCACATTTGGCTGCTGGCGAAATTGATAAAATTAAAAAGGTATTTACAAATGTCAATCAAAGTAACATTTTTAGCGTAAACCCTTTTGTGCAACGTAAAAAAGGAAATCGAGAATTCGTTTCAATCGATTTTATAAATACCATCTGGCAATTCATAAAAATGAAACGAACTTTTGGAGAGAGTAAAGCATTAAGGCGCTACTTAAAAAAACATTTTACAGAAGCAGAATATAACATAATTAGAGAGACTAAAGAAGATGTTGTTGTTACGGTATCAAATTTATCTAAAAACAGAGTCGAATATAAGTCTATAAAGGATTTTAGTTATGATGAATTTTGTGATTGGGTATGGATTTCCTGTAACTATATTCCATTTATGTCACTTGTGACAAGAAATAATTTTGAATACGCCGATGGAGGTTTAGGATGCGTGGTTCCTATTCGAGAAGCTATATTGCGAGGGGCTACTGAGGTTGATGCGGTTATTTTAGAATCTGAAAACATGGAATACAATAAAGTGCTAGGTAAAAACCCTTTTTCTCTAATGATTAATTTGTTTAGTCACCTGTTAGATCAAGTGGAGCGTAGCGACATTACTATTGGCAAATTAGCAGCAAAAAATAAAGATGTCAAACTTAATTTGTATTATACACCATCAAAGCTTATTGAAAATTCATTGATTTTTAATAAGAAATTGATGACTTCGTGGTGGCAACAAGGGTATGATTATGCTAAAGAAAAATGTCAAGAAGCCCGTTCAAACGAACTCCGTATTGATAATGATTTACCACAAATCTGATACTTCTTCTTTAATAAAAGAAAGTGCTGCATCACTAGGTGAACGTCGTTCCATCATTTCTGTTAAAACAACTTCTCTTAATTTATTTGCTGTATCCGTTTTTTCAAGTAAATTGGCTTTTCTAATAAGTTGAATGGTGGCATTTTTTGCGGTGGTAATGATGTTCCAACACTCGTCACTAATGTAAATTTGTTGCGATAAATTATGTTCAAATTCTTGTTCAATGGTATGTATAAGCAAGGCTTCGTAATCTTCCTTATTTGAGGATAAAGGAGTGGTTCTAATTAATAGTTTCGATGGTGTAATGCGTTCTAAAAACAAAGCCATTCTTTCATAAGCTTGCAAGCGCAAAGGCATGGCGGTTACTTGTAAATCCTTTTTTAATAAAAACCG from Flavivirga spongiicola encodes:
- a CDS encoding patatin-like phospholipase family protein, producing the protein MKALVISGGGSKGAYAGGVAQYLIQEEGRGYDMYLGTSTGSLLVPHLAAGEIDKIKKVFTNVNQSNIFSVNPFVQRKKGNREFVSIDFINTIWQFIKMKRTFGESKALRRYLKKHFTEAEYNIIRETKEDVVVTVSNLSKNRVEYKSIKDFSYDEFCDWVWISCNYIPFMSLVTRNNFEYADGGLGCVVPIREAILRGATEVDAVILESENMEYNKVLGKNPFSLMINLFSHLLDQVERSDITIGKLAAKNKDVKLNLYYTPSKLIENSLIFNKKLMTSWWQQGYDYAKEKCQEARSNELRIDNDLPQI
- a CDS encoding DUF7935 family protein, with translation MDAQRVLDLFLFAIPSLITGVIAYYFFREHTKNEDGRRRFLLKKDLQVTAMPLRLQAYERMALFLERITPSKLLIRTTPLSSNKEDYEALLIHTIEQEFEHNLSQQIYISDECWNIITTAKNATIQLIRKANLLEKTDTANKLREVVLTEMMERRSPSDAALSFIKEEVSDLW